A part of Paenibacillus donghaensis genomic DNA contains:
- a CDS encoding TetR/AcrR family transcriptional regulator, protein MATTWHQEVRNRNREEFIHAGQKIMIENNFTNVGPKEICAQANLSKVTFYKCFNSMHELIFAIQQKVFGEITDFIENYPSSRSNGLESVAGYLDAWIVFLKTTPGHLKYIGFFDHTYRENYPNEELQESYLELVKEGMLGKVLRNFIAQGIQDGSIRSEVSLEQTSSFIIEMIISLMQRLAFRGKLLEEEQGVDIEELTKTSKEFVLYYLENKYR, encoded by the coding sequence ATGGCTACTACATGGCACCAAGAGGTACGAAATCGAAATCGGGAAGAGTTTATTCATGCTGGACAAAAGATCATGATCGAGAATAATTTCACAAATGTGGGACCTAAAGAAATTTGCGCTCAAGCCAATCTAAGCAAGGTTACCTTCTATAAGTGCTTTAACTCGATGCATGAGCTTATATTTGCGATTCAGCAAAAAGTATTTGGGGAAATTACGGATTTCATTGAAAATTACCCTTCCTCAAGAAGCAATGGATTAGAAAGTGTTGCAGGGTATCTGGATGCCTGGATCGTATTCCTGAAGACAACTCCGGGTCATCTTAAATATATCGGTTTCTTTGATCATACTTACCGTGAGAATTACCCCAACGAGGAATTACAGGAGTCTTATCTTGAATTGGTCAAAGAAGGAATGTTAGGGAAAGTGTTGCGAAATTTCATAGCTCAAGGAATTCAGGATGGATCTATACGATCCGAGGTTAGTCTGGAACAGACCAGTTCCTTCATCATTGAGATGATCATAAGTCTAATGCAGCGTTTGGCGTTTCGTGGAAAACTTTTGGAGGAAGAGCAAGGTGTGGATATCGAAGAGCTTACGAAGACGTCCAAGGAGTTTGTTCTCTATTATTTGGAGAATAAATATCGTTAA
- a CDS encoding MFS transporter, translating into MSRLSSAAKFPLFILMLNLFIALLGQGMVIPILPDYLKQFDAGGTVAGYLVAAFGAAQFLFSPIGGQLSDKLGRKKMIMSGLFLTVLSDYMFAVSTTLPSLYVARFIGGMGLGLMVPSVMAYVADMTTMETRAKGMGYLSASMNLGMVLGPGLGGIISEFGIRVPYFFAAGLGLLATVLTLFLPETRTRELLHLKNKVIERKSFSRQIVSSFQTPYFHYLILIFVITFGLINYETVYALFVKQKYGYTASQISIIITLGAIVGIIVQVWLLDQMIKYVGEIKLIRISLVMTSVTLLLMLFQVNLVYLLVVSTLFFAFNAFIRPTVSTLIANAAEDRQGYASGLNTTYTSLGSIIGPILAGILFDYHIHLPYIFGAVILLAAVGLTFQQQQKLKRSVTR; encoded by the coding sequence ATGAGTCGATTATCATCTGCAGCGAAATTCCCGCTTTTTATTCTTATGCTTAATCTGTTTATCGCGTTGCTTGGTCAGGGTATGGTGATTCCCATTCTGCCAGATTATCTGAAGCAGTTTGATGCAGGCGGCACCGTTGCAGGCTACCTTGTTGCTGCTTTCGGAGCAGCACAATTTCTTTTTTCTCCGATAGGTGGACAGCTATCAGACAAGCTGGGACGCAAGAAGATGATTATGTCCGGGCTGTTTCTAACCGTGCTGTCTGATTATATGTTCGCAGTATCAACTACCCTGCCATCCTTATATGTAGCGCGTTTCATCGGGGGGATGGGCCTTGGATTGATGGTCCCTTCAGTTATGGCTTACGTTGCTGACATGACAACTATGGAGACTCGTGCAAAAGGAATGGGCTATCTTAGCGCTTCCATGAATCTAGGCATGGTTCTGGGACCGGGGCTTGGGGGTATCATTAGCGAATTTGGCATTCGTGTTCCCTACTTTTTCGCAGCTGGGTTGGGGTTGCTCGCTACCGTTCTTACTCTGTTCTTACCGGAGACTCGAACTCGTGAATTGTTACACTTGAAAAACAAGGTGATTGAGAGAAAATCATTCAGTCGGCAAATAGTAAGCTCATTCCAGACTCCGTATTTCCACTATTTGATTCTAATTTTCGTAATCACTTTTGGTTTGATAAATTATGAAACGGTGTATGCCCTGTTTGTCAAACAGAAGTATGGCTATACTGCTAGTCAGATATCCATAATTATTACTTTGGGAGCGATTGTAGGCATTATCGTACAAGTATGGTTATTAGACCAAATGATCAAATATGTCGGTGAGATAAAGCTCATACGCATTTCATTGGTAATGACTTCTGTTACCCTTCTGTTAATGCTTTTTCAAGTTAATTTAGTGTACCTTCTGGTTGTATCCACTTTATTTTTTGCATTTAACGCCTTCATCAGACCGACGGTGAGTACATTGATCGCGAATGCCGCAGAGGATCGTCAAGGATATGCATCAGGTCTTAACACAACCTATACCAGCTTGGGGAGTATTATTGGTCCCATTCTGGCTGGCATCTTATTTGATTATCACATCCATTTACCTTACATATTTGGAGCTGTTATTCTCTTGGCTGCTGTAGGCCTCACCTTTCAACAACAACAAAAATTAAAACGGAGCGTTACACGGTAA
- a CDS encoding MFS transporter — protein sequence MATLLLLIIYLAFIGLGLPDALLGSAWSIMKHDIGATTEMAGYISLTVSFCTVISSLFASRLLHRFGTGKVTLFSILSTTIALLGFSLSNEFLFFILLAIPLGLGAGSVDAALSNYVALHFKAKHMSWLHCFWGIGAMTGPIVMSFSLDNGNNWRAGYLTIGIILTAIVVILLASLSLWRVFENGKIEEGDEKKLLSNREALRIRGVKMSMVSMLCYNGSETAAGLWMASFFIASKGISPGTAAACSSLFYIGIIIGRIVSGFLSTKVSSKSLIRYGGLVGCAGLVILILPLPIWVAAGALFIVGLGGAPIYPSIVHATPERFGEKASSSVIGLEMASAYTGSTLIPLIMGIIASQFGMFMVPLILLLLFGIMFVASEMVNRSTYTKRTLNP from the coding sequence ATGGCTACGTTACTACTACTTATTATTTACCTGGCATTTATAGGTCTTGGACTGCCTGATGCCTTGCTTGGCAGTGCATGGTCCATTATGAAACATGATATTGGTGCCACAACAGAAATGGCAGGTTATATATCGTTAACGGTCTCATTCTGTACGGTTATATCCAGTTTATTTGCAAGCAGATTGTTGCATAGATTTGGCACAGGAAAGGTAACTCTGTTCAGTATCCTATCCACAACAATTGCCTTGCTTGGATTTTCTTTATCCAACGAGTTCTTATTCTTTATACTTCTGGCGATTCCTTTGGGATTAGGCGCTGGTTCTGTAGATGCAGCATTAAGTAACTATGTAGCGCTGCATTTCAAAGCCAAGCATATGAGTTGGCTGCATTGTTTCTGGGGAATTGGAGCCATGACAGGTCCTATTGTAATGTCATTTTCGCTGGATAATGGGAATAACTGGCGTGCAGGATACCTTACGATAGGGATAATACTTACTGCTATAGTTGTAATATTATTGGCATCGCTGTCTTTGTGGAGGGTTTTTGAGAATGGAAAAATAGAAGAAGGCGACGAAAAGAAGCTACTCAGTAACAGAGAAGCTTTACGAATCCGGGGTGTGAAAATGTCCATGGTTTCCATGCTATGCTACAATGGTTCGGAAACAGCCGCTGGTCTATGGATGGCATCCTTCTTTATAGCAAGCAAAGGAATTTCTCCCGGCACGGCAGCAGCCTGTTCTTCCTTGTTTTATATTGGAATCATAATAGGACGAATAGTATCGGGATTTCTCTCGACTAAGGTATCAAGTAAAAGTCTGATCAGGTACGGTGGATTAGTTGGCTGTGCTGGACTTGTAATTCTTATTCTACCGCTTCCTATTTGGGTTGCTGCAGGAGCATTATTTATTGTGGGACTAGGTGGAGCACCAATCTATCCGAGTATTGTTCATGCAACACCGGAACGTTTTGGGGAAAAAGCGTCTTCGAGTGTAATTGGACTCGAAATGGCAAGCGCTTATACGGGCTCTACACTGATTCCATTAATAATGGGGATTATTGCAAGCCAATTTGGAATGTTTATGGTACCCCTGATTTTGCTTCTGCTTTTTGGAATCATGTTCGTAGCTTCGGAAATGGTCAATAGATCCACGTACACCAAAAGGACCCTGAACCCGTAG
- a CDS encoding phosphatase PAP2 family protein, producing MNQHKKKLLILSLSASVLLTASGGAYASAATIPTNVNPVEPSWGYFVDVYKNNSKDNMALESNPAIGVLSEYIKLWTPGETWENGTKLNSQVLDANIQKVVQMTKKVTPQQAEATYYDDRRNQSYSMMEGLGSLTDVYRNLTGAITTINSIPPDATSVKYEDEGNNSGDPKSKLGSMVNLVNTVRGTYSTTNPSKSFYNYMRPFRWSTDVTVLPTLVPAIKSDPTSDGGYPSGHTNAAYLTAFAMAHAVPERYQELLTRASELGNNRIVAGMHSPFDVMGGRVMATALAAAILNDPENAELKKTAYTDAHSMLLSQKGTAADKFSSYTANEKSFTDRLTYGFPQISSTTKTVVVPKGAEVLLETRQPYLDNTQRRWVLATTGVESGYPVLDDAEGWGRLNLFAAVNGYGAFATDVTVAMDATKGGYNALDQWRNNISGKGKLTKKGTGTLQLSGRNSYTGGTQLEQGKLEAQSLTALGNGGVVNNGGTFSKAVSGKLAVKGNFKQSAKGTLALNVGSPSDVLRIMGSGTYGGKLKLNFTNKYMPKGVVTIITDGSSLKNGVFSSVETTGLNSQYKTKLIYNGHSVQLQIVKK from the coding sequence ATGAACCAGCACAAGAAGAAATTGCTCATCCTATCACTATCTGCATCCGTATTGCTTACCGCCTCCGGTGGCGCTTATGCGAGCGCAGCGACTATTCCGACAAACGTGAATCCCGTAGAGCCATCGTGGGGTTATTTCGTCGATGTGTACAAGAACAACTCCAAGGATAATATGGCCTTAGAATCTAATCCGGCGATCGGAGTGCTGTCGGAATATATCAAACTGTGGACACCGGGGGAAACCTGGGAGAACGGGACGAAGTTGAACAGCCAAGTGCTGGATGCCAACATCCAGAAGGTCGTGCAAATGACCAAGAAGGTTACCCCGCAGCAGGCGGAAGCAACGTATTATGACGACCGCAGGAACCAGAGCTACAGTATGATGGAAGGTCTCGGGTCACTGACGGATGTGTACCGCAATCTAACTGGTGCAATCACAACGATCAACAGCATACCGCCCGACGCGACGAGTGTGAAATATGAGGATGAAGGCAATAATTCCGGCGATCCCAAATCGAAACTGGGCAGTATGGTGAACCTGGTTAATACGGTTCGCGGCACGTACTCCACCACGAACCCGTCCAAAAGTTTCTATAATTATATGCGTCCCTTCCGCTGGAGCACGGATGTAACGGTGCTTCCGACACTAGTGCCCGCGATCAAATCCGATCCTACCAGTGACGGAGGATATCCGAGTGGACATACGAATGCTGCCTACTTGACTGCCTTCGCTATGGCCCATGCCGTACCGGAACGTTACCAGGAACTCTTGACCCGCGCTTCGGAGCTTGGCAACAACCGGATTGTGGCCGGTATGCATTCTCCTTTTGATGTCATGGGCGGACGCGTAATGGCGACAGCGCTGGCCGCAGCGATCCTGAATGATCCGGAGAACGCGGAACTGAAGAAAACTGCCTATACCGATGCCCACAGCATGCTCCTGTCTCAAAAAGGGACTGCAGCCGATAAATTCAGCAGCTATACTGCTAATGAGAAAAGCTTCACAGACCGCTTGACCTATGGATTCCCGCAGATCAGCTCAACAACGAAAACAGTTGTGGTACCAAAAGGCGCGGAAGTACTACTAGAGACGCGTCAGCCGTATCTAGACAACACGCAGCGCCGCTGGGTGCTCGCGACGACCGGTGTAGAATCCGGATATCCTGTTCTGGATGATGCCGAAGGCTGGGGGCGCTTGAACCTCTTTGCTGCCGTGAACGGTTATGGCGCATTCGCTACCGATGTAACGGTCGCCATGGATGCTACAAAAGGCGGCTACAATGCTCTGGATCAATGGCGAAACAACATTTCCGGCAAAGGCAAGCTGACGAAAAAGGGCACAGGTACATTGCAGCTGAGCGGCAGAAACAGCTATACTGGCGGCACCCAATTGGAGCAGGGCAAGCTTGAAGCACAGTCGTTGACTGCTCTGGGTAACGGGGGTGTAGTGAACAACGGAGGTACATTTAGTAAAGCAGTGTCTGGCAAACTCGCTGTTAAGGGAAACTTCAAACAATCCGCCAAAGGTACGCTTGCACTGAACGTAGGCAGCCCGTCTGATGTACTGCGAATTATGGGTTCGGGCACCTATGGCGGCAAGCTCAAGCTTAATTTCACCAACAAATATATGCCTAAGGGTGTTGTAACGATCATTACGGATGGCAGTTCCTTGAAGAACGGTGTGTTCTCATCTGTAGAAACCACAGGCCTTAACAGTCAGTATAAGACCAAACTGATCTATAACGGGCATAGCGTTCAACTTCAGATTGTTAAGAAGTAG
- the cls gene encoding cardiolipin synthase yields the protein MLWIILAYSLLIIQIITIVITEYRRPDKEAAWLVILFMIPLIGFLLYYFLSKKYTCHRILSQKEYSRRESFRADLIDRCNQRIPKNRLAETVSKNNKIYTLLQNKQTLPITACNETTVYTEAEQAFKAILESIAMAKHHIHMEFYIIRDDNLGTQFKQLLIQKVQEGVNVRLLYDGIGSRRLGKAFVKRLQQAGVEIGCFAPPLTTFFNRQLNYRNHRKIVVVDGKIGFFGGLNIGDEYLGKDPSFGYWRDTHFSMKGYAVLWIQYTFLTDWYTVKGQLLTDPTYYPIQETQGKELVQIVKSGPDETILELIFSLIVSAKKRIYIETPYFVLDPSVLLAIKTAVMSGIDVRIIIPGIPDKKLVYYCSLSYVQELLQAGVRFYCYQKGFLHAKVLISDDLACAGSTNMDLRSFCDQFEMNAVFFDGKVVNRLVEDFFTDLNVSQEIALSEFERRPSLQKMKEVFARLLSPFF from the coding sequence TTGCTTTGGATCATTCTGGCTTACTCGTTATTGATCATCCAAATCATTACCATTGTCATCACCGAATATCGTCGCCCGGACAAAGAGGCAGCTTGGCTAGTGATCTTGTTTATGATCCCGTTGATTGGTTTCCTGCTGTATTATTTTTTATCGAAAAAATATACCTGCCACCGTATCCTTAGCCAGAAAGAGTATAGCCGTCGGGAATCGTTCAGGGCAGACCTCATAGATCGTTGCAATCAGCGGATACCGAAAAACAGGCTTGCTGAAACGGTTTCAAAAAATAATAAAATTTATACTTTACTCCAAAATAAACAGACCCTGCCCATCACCGCTTGCAATGAAACGACGGTATACACTGAAGCAGAACAAGCCTTTAAAGCAATCCTGGAGTCGATTGCCATGGCCAAGCATCATATTCATATGGAGTTCTACATTATCCGTGATGATAATCTCGGTACTCAATTTAAGCAGCTGTTGATCCAAAAAGTACAAGAAGGGGTTAACGTGCGGCTTTTATATGACGGGATTGGCAGCAGGCGTTTGGGAAAGGCTTTTGTGAAACGGTTGCAGCAGGCTGGTGTGGAAATCGGGTGCTTTGCCCCTCCGCTAACCACTTTTTTCAATAGACAGCTCAATTACCGTAATCATCGTAAAATCGTAGTCGTCGATGGAAAAATCGGTTTTTTTGGAGGTTTAAATATCGGAGATGAATACTTGGGGAAAGATCCCTCTTTTGGTTATTGGAGGGACACTCATTTCAGCATGAAAGGCTATGCTGTACTGTGGATCCAATATACCTTCCTGACCGATTGGTATACGGTTAAAGGACAATTGCTCACCGATCCAACTTATTATCCGATTCAGGAAACTCAAGGAAAAGAACTTGTTCAAATCGTGAAGAGTGGACCGGATGAGACGATCCTGGAGCTTATCTTCTCCCTGATCGTTTCGGCGAAGAAGCGAATTTATATAGAGACGCCTTATTTCGTTCTTGATCCCAGTGTCCTGTTAGCTATAAAAACGGCCGTCATGAGTGGTATAGATGTTCGCATCATCATTCCTGGCATCCCTGATAAAAAACTTGTTTACTACTGTTCTTTGTCCTATGTCCAGGAATTGCTGCAGGCGGGAGTGCGGTTTTATTGCTATCAAAAAGGGTTTCTCCATGCCAAAGTATTGATTTCAGATGACTTGGCTTGCGCCGGCAGCACAAATATGGATTTGCGCAGCTTTTGCGACCAATTCGAGATGAACGCAGTCTTTTTTGACGGGAAGGTCGTGAACCGTTTGGTGGAGGATTTTTTCACGGATCTTAACGTAAGCCAAGAGATTGCATTATCCGAATTCGAAAGGCGGCCATCCCTTCAAAAAATGAAAGAAGTTTTCGCCCGGCTGCTCTCACCATTTTTTTAG